One window of the Salvia miltiorrhiza cultivar Shanhuang (shh) chromosome 6, IMPLAD_Smil_shh, whole genome shotgun sequence genome contains the following:
- the LOC130987708 gene encoding uncharacterized protein LOC130987708 translates to MASVISFPAALSCVSTDTIPKLSTAKSLSISRCSNLIGSFTVLDAESAFLAKILRKLKPYGISTVHFFQQKKPLVVCLSCFVARAYIGGDSEYVDDDDDNGKYTNEDTDESSPDDSFEIEIVKTGNNSRRIRSKVRVQASLQAVWDILTDYESLADFIPGLAVSKLLEKRDNFARLFQIGQQNLAFGLKFDAKGTIDCVEKDLEILPFGQRRDIEFKMVEGDFQLFEGKWSVEQEVKSIAGDLRSVSVDDVEYQTTLVYVVDVKPKVWLPVRLVEGRLCTEIRTNLSCIREEAEKAFQNANSVIVEE, encoded by the exons ATGGCTTCAGTAATCTCTTTTCCTGCAGCTCTGTCATGTGTTTCTACAGATACAATTCCCAAATTATCCACTGCAAAATCCCTCTCAATCAGCAGATGCTCTAATCTGATTGGCTCCTTCACAGTATTGGATGCAGAATCCGCCTTTCTCGCGAAGATACTGAGAAAATTGAAGCCTTATGGTATTTCCACTGTTCACTTTTTCCAACAGAAAAAGCCTTTGGTTGTTTGCCTCTCCTGTTTTGTTGCTAG GGCTTATATTGGGGGTGATTCTGAGtatgttgatgatgatgatgataatggCAAGTACACGAATGAGGATACAGATGAGTCGAGTCCGGATGACAGCTTTGAGATAGAAATAGTAAAGACTGGCAACAACAGCCGGAGAATTAGATCGAAAGTAAGGGTGCAAGCTAGCCTACAAGCAGTTTGGGATATATTGACTGATTATGAAAGCTTAGCAGATTTCATTCCTGGCCTGGCAGTCAGCAAGTTGCTTGAGAAGAGAGATAATTTCGCTCGTCTGTTTCAG ATTGGACAGCAGAATTTAGCTTTTGGGTTAAAATTTGATGCAAAAGGTACTATTGACTGTGTTGAGAAAGATCTTGAAATTCTTCCCTTTGGGCAAAGGCGTGATATTGAGTTCAAGATGGTTGAAGGTGATTTCCAACTCTTTGAAGGAAAGTGGTCTGTTGAACAG GAGGTGAAGTCTATTGCTGGAGATTTGCGAAGTGTTTCTGTAGATGATGTAGAATATCAAACAACGCTTGTATATGTCGTTGATGTGAAACCTAAGGTGTGGTTGCCTGTGCGCCTTGTAGAGGGTAGACTCTGCACGGAGATAAGAACAAACCTGTCATGCATACGGGAAGAAGCTGAGAAAGCATTTCAGAATGCTAATTCTGTTATTGTAGAAGAATGA
- the LOC130987709 gene encoding cationic amino acid transporter 2, vacuolar-like, translated as MGFPCDGAEKNGGGGGGSLNTLVRRKQVDSKHVSSSGTRQNQLARALTAPHLIAIGVGATIGSGVYILVGTVAREHSGPALTLSFLIAGIAAGLSAFCYAELASRCPSAGSAYHYSYICIGEVVAWLVGWALMLEYTIGGSAVARGISPNLALLFGGPDSLPSLLARQTIPGVDIVVDPCAAIIVVLVTALLCLGIKESAFAQGIVTSVNVCALIFVIVAGGYLGFKTGWRGYELPAGYFPFGAKGMLAGASTVFFAYTGFDSITSTAEEVKNPQKDLPIGIGSALSICCTLYMLVSAVIVGLVPYYAMDPDTPISSAFASHGMQWVAYIITIGSCTALCASLTGSLLPQPRILMAMARDGLLPSFFSDINRTTQVPIKSTIVTGLLATILAFIMDVEQLSGMVSLGTLLAYTTVAICVLILRYVPPDEVPFPLSYKEAIDSVSSRRAISNSPADVCENTPFLARKETPTNRGWNSLVNKGNRRRIAGWAIAITCVGILIFTCATSFSSLSSVLRSTLCAIGLLFLLSGLTLLSCLDQDVARHSFGREGGFICPLVPLLPVTCILINMYLLVNLSGATWTLVSIWLALALLVYVCYSCTRSPLKHAFYVPAAHVDEIYEASSHAAPSSHAYNI; from the exons ATGGGCTTCCCTTGTGATGGAGCAGAGAAAAatggcggcggcggaggtgggAGTTTGAACACACTCGTGAGGAGGAAGCAGGTTGATTCTAAGCATGTTTCCTCATCTGGGACTCGCCAAAATCAATTGGCCAGGGCTCTCACTGCACCTCATCTCATCGCCATAG GAGTCGGCGCGACGATTGGTTCGGGTGTTTACATTCTGGTTGGCACAGTTGCTAGAGAGCATTCAGGGCCAGCTCTTACACTTTCATTTCTCATAGCTGGAATAGCTGCTGGTCTTTCTGCTTTCTGCTACGCCGAGCTAGCTAGTCGCTGCCCTTCTGCTGGAAGTGCCTATCACTATTCTTACATATGCATCGGAGAAGT CGTTGCTTGGTTGGTTGGTTGGGCGTTGATGCTGGAATACACTATAGGAGGTTCAGCAGTGGCTCGTGGTATATCCCCGAATCTG GCCTTGCTTTTTGGAGGTCCGGATAGTCTGCCTTCTTTACTTGCTCGCCAGACGATCCCTGGAGTTGATATTGTTGTCGACCCGTGTGCAGCCATCATAGTCGTTTTAGTCACTGCGCTTTTGTGTCTGGGAATTAAGGAG AGTGCATTTGCCCAAGGGATCGTTACTTCTGTGAATGTGTGTGCCTTGATTTTTGTCATCGTGGCCGGTGGATATTTAGGCTTCAAGACCGGATGGCGTGGCTACGAGCTCCCTGCCGG ATACTTCCCCTTTGGGGCTAAAGGGATGCTTGCCGGTGCTTCAACCGTGTTTTTTGCATATACAGGGTTCGACTCCATCACAAGCACAGCAGAAGAG GTGAAAAACCCTCAGAAGGATCTGCCAATCGGCATTGGCTCTGCTCTGTCTATATGCTGCACCCTTTACATGTTGGTTTCTGCAGTTATCGTTGGTTTAGTACCCTATTACGCAATGGATCCCGACACTCCCATTTCCTCTGCATTTGCTAGCCACGGAATGCAATGGGTAGC GTATATCATTACTATTGGATCTTGTACAGCTCTTTGTGCGTCGCTGACGGGGTCTTTGCTTCCACAG CCGCGAATATTAATGGCAATGGCTAGAGACGGACTGCTGCCGTCGTTTTTTTCAGATATCAACAGAACCACGCAAGTTCCGATAAAAAGCACGATTGTGACCGGACTTCTTGCCACAATCTTGGCCTTCATCATGGATGTAGAACAGTTGTCAGGAATG GTTAGTTTGGGCACGCTTCTTGCGTATACGACCGTGGCAATTTGCGTGCTGATACTGAGATACGTTCCACCGGATGAGGTGCCGTTTCCATTATCTTATAAGGAAGCGATAGACTCGGTTTCTTCACGACGTGCTATCAGCAATAGCCCTGCAGACGTCTGCGAAAATACTCCATTTTTAGCCAGGAAAGAGACACCTACAAATAGGGGTTGGAACT CCCTCGTGAACAAAGGGAATCGACGGAGGATTGCCGGCTGGGCTATCGCGATCACGTGCGTTGGCATACTTATTTTCACTTGTGCTACTTCATTCTCGAGCCTCTCGAG CGTCCTTCGATCTACACTCTGTGCCATTGGCCTACTTTTCCTTCTTTCGGGTCTCACACTGCTGAGTTGCTTAGATCAAGACGTCGCCAGACATAGTTTCGGACGAGAAGGAG GTTTCATTTGTCCGTTGGTCCCGTTGCTGCCGGTAACTTGCATTCTTATCAACATGTACTTGTTAGTCAATCTCAG TGGAGCGACGTGGACCCTGGTGTCGATATGGCTGGCGTTGGCGCTCCTCGTCTACGTGTGCTATAGCTGCACGCGCAGCCCGTTGAAGCACGCGTTTTACGTGCCCGCCGCTCACGTCGATGAAATCTACGAGGCATCGTCCCACGCAGCGCCATCATCTCACGCCTATAACATCTAA